Part of the Lycium ferocissimum isolate CSIRO_LF1 chromosome 6, AGI_CSIRO_Lferr_CH_V1, whole genome shotgun sequence genome, aaaagggtcattaCAACAAAATATATGCAATGTTTGATATGATGGTTAGTTGCCTCAATAAATAGGAAGGAACTTAAATGTTAGGGTTTGGAGCCaccttttcacttttttccctCTCTCCTCACAGTGGGTttcaaaacgaaaaaaaaaaaatgcattcaAACTTATAGTGACTGCTACCATATTTAGAACAACTTCTATTTGGTACACAATAAATAAACTATACTACTCGCGTATACGAAATTTTTGTACTACAATTAGACTAGGCAAGTTAAATAATTTAGTACTAGGaaagttaattaaataatttagtACTTCCAATACTAACAAACAATGCATCATCTAGTACCATTACACACTTTTGagatacaaaattcaacttACAATTCAATTAAACTTGGCAAAAAAATTACACAAGTTGGTCTGTTTCAACATCCCCACTTCCACTACTTCTACTATTCCTACCACTACTTCTACCACCCCCTACACCTCCACCTCTTGTACTTGTACGAGTACTCCTACCTCTCCTTTTACCTCCCCTATTACCACCATTATTATCACCTCCAGTTCTATCGCTAAACCCTTGTCCACCCCCTCGCCTAAATATGTTTGAACGTGCACCTCTATATCTGTTAATTAGTGGCCTTCCACGTGGATGAGCCTCTCTTGGGtttattatgtatgttgaatcatcatcatctgaTCCATCGCCATCAACTTCTAGGACAACCATATCATCATTCCAATTCAAATATGCAGCCAATCTTGCTTTCATTACATTTTTAAAGTCTTGAATTTTCACGTCACTATCCAATGCCACATCACACACCTTGTCAAACCATTTCTTCAACTCATTATACTTTTTGAGCTGATCAGTCACAGTGGGGTAACCTCCAGGAAATAATTTCTTCAGGTGGGGACGAATTATGTCTCTTCTCCACCTTCTCATTATGCACCTATCAGGGAGGCGTTGTATCCTCTTTTGTGCCATAACTTTTAGTATGTGGCATCACACTATGCCAGTAGATTCAAAGTTTTTGCCATTGCATTCCAAATATGGGCCTCCTAGTCTATATTCCACCAAAAACACAAATTGATTCCCATGGAAATCATTCCTAATTGAAAAATCTGTAATGATGTACTTCTCCACCCCCTCCACTAATTCAGCATTTTCATGAATGCTCAATGCACAATGCAAAATCCTTTGTTCCTGCACGAAGAAAAGATCATATATTATACGAGTGTAATGtctttgtatttaaaaattctACTCGAATCCAGAAAAAATTCTTGCTTTTGTATATCTAGAACTAAATTCAACTTCTAGCTCTTTATCATACTTGGCTCTCAAGGCCATCTCGTATTTCTCAACAAACTGCTTCAGGGTGCTATAACCACTGATATAGCCAtcaaagaaagcatgcataccCTCACACCTTTGTGTGGACAACATACCAGCCCAAAAGTAGTTCTTTAGATAAACAGGAACCTAATTCTCTTTTTCTGAAAATAGATTAGAGAACCATCTTTTATTTCCTAAGCCATATTTTTCAGCAAATGCCTCCCATTTTCCAACAAATTCATCAATAGTAATGCTATCAAGGACTACGGATTTAAATTCTCTCCTGGCAATTTTATGATCATGAACTCGCTTTAGCCTAAAAGGCAACTTTGTTTAAATGTGCCAAATGCAATACCTGTGGATTGCATCTGGCATCACTTCTCTAATAGCTACCTTAATGCTCTCGCATTGGTCGGTCAAGATAGCCGTTGGAGGTAAACCATTCATGGCTCTAAGACAAGTAGAGAACACATATTTGTAAGTTTTAGCATCCTCACTAGTAATCAAAGCACAACCCAGAAGTATGGACTGGCGGTCTTTGATTTATACCAATAAATGAAGCAAACGGCATGCGCCATTGATTCACAAGGTAGGTTGTATCaaaacatatcacatcacaaaacTCGCGATATGCATACTTACAATGTGTATGAAACCATACACAGTTACGGAGCCTGCCAGAATTATCATTGTGTACTGCATAGAAAAACTCCCTATCCTGAATCTGCATCTCAAGAAAAAACCTGTTTATTGCTTCTGCATCAGTGGACAAGGTTCTCAACCTCCTCTGATGTAGAATGTAATTTCTGCAGTCCTTGGGGGTACATCTCAAATTTTCAGGACCACCAGCTTGAACTTCCAAGAGTCTTATGCTCTTTGAAGGTCTTATGCCTACAATGTCGTGAGCTACTAGATGCCTCTTCAAACTATTGCTCACATCCCTATGCGAGGGCATAAAGCGTGATAGTTTGGGATCCAATGGATGATTATGATCTCCAACGAGCTTATTAACACGCCATGATCCATCATGCagcaaaatatcattaatttgAGCTTTACATTTAATCTTTTTGCTCTGTTTATATCTTTTTACTTTACCTCTCTTATCACAAGCAAACACAATATAATTAATTGTATCACTACATTTTTTTACCGCTGATTTTTTCAACACACCAAACCCTTTCAATCTGGCGTGCTCTCTGTAAAATGCAAACATTGAATCTTTAGTATTGAATATCATTCCTTCAGTAGTACCTTGTACAAGTTGTTGATGAGTAAATGTATCCTCATCCATTCCTTCTctatcttcatcttcatcttcatctgtCACATGAGCCTCATATTTATGTTGATCCGGCATAGGATCCTCGTCGTCTTCCTCCAATTGATCAGGCATATTTGCCTCTTCCTCTAGACACATCAAGTTGAGCTCTTCATCCTCACTGTCCAAATATGCGTCTGGACCACCAATAAAACTCCCGTCTGAATCTTCACCTTCTCCACCACCAACATTAGAGAACAAACTGTCATTCTCTTGAATCTCTAAAACATTATTCAAGGTTTCCCTTAAATCATTGTCCGAATTTCCATTGTTTGGGTCCATTTTATGTGTGTGATTTTGGCAAACAAAGAAGGCACAAGAATAATAGGCAATTGTTGTAGAAGAGATGAGAATAAGAGGCAACTATTGGAATTAATTAGCAGACCGTATAAAATAGGCGTTAATTAGTAGACCGTATAAAATACCATTTAATTAGTAGGTGTATATATAAAGTATGACGCATGTATGTATAGAAACGCGATTAATCTGCTCGAGGTGTTtggaaaaatggaaaagttgagCAGGCCTAGGTGTAATCATGTGTATGTCTTGGAGGGAAAtattttggaggaaaagaagagTATTTGGAGCCAAAGGGTACACGAGTCTTTTTACGGTGGTTGTGATGAATTGTGATGTTTGTGGTTGTGATGTTTAGCACTACCCTGTAAGATAAAGTGTCATACTCCAtcctttctcattttcgcaAGTGATAGATTTTGAtttgacacaaaatttaagaaaaaaactttcttaaaaaaataaaataaaattttagtcATTAGCCATCATGACATTTTTTATACAAGCATGTCAATAAGGATAAACTGATAAATTTTAAATGTtacattattttcaaaatataaagatatcAGTGTTTTTGGAGCGACCTAATACATATCTCTTAaatataaagttttatttgGCATAGTATATCGACAACCCTTTAAATTTGTCAGTAAATTTTATGTAGACACTTGAACTACAACATGTTTCGATTGATCATCTGGACATATGAATGTGTTCCTATTAGACACTTCCGATTCAAAATTATGAAAAAGCTTTTGCGTATGGGCTCATATGCCCATAAGTAGATAagttaaccacttaaaatatgtcatctcCTCCAATTATATTCATTAACCTCAATAAGCCGTAAATTCTCATGCATTTTCCAATTGATtctgatgtgtataattagaaGAGAagatatattttatgtgattaacttATTTACATAATCGGCGCTTGCGAACACGCGCagaaattttttcaaaacatgAGCTCCTCTAATAAAACATTTTATCATGTATTCAGTTGCTTAATTGAAACAGATCATTGTTCGAATGTCTAAATAAAATTCTTGTCAAGTTGAAGGACTTGTCGATGTATTAGGCCTTTATTTTCTATTGTCAGGATGATTCATGTCACTTTTAGAAACAAAGGTTTTTCCACCGACATTTAGTTGGAAATTTGTCTTTatgaaataagatttttttcaCCTCATTCCCACTGAACCAGCTTACTGAGAAAACGCATGATGGGAAACAGATTCCCATTAAAACGTTGAgaaactttctaattttttccCTGTGAAAACAGTACTCCCACATTCAGTGGGAAATTAGAGATCTTTTAGTAGTGTGTCATGAAACATAGTCCAATAACATTGGTTGTATACTTAATGCTTGAAAACCAAAAAGCTATTAAAGCCTAACTGAAAACTACTGTTTGTCATTGATGAACTTCTGCCAAAAATCTAAGCCATATCGTAGACTCATAGTTGAAAAGCAAAAGGAGCTTAGTTAAAAGCTTCTAGCTTTGGTTTGAGTTTTGCAACTGACAGACATACTTTAGAAACAagattgtgtatatattcgttaAATTTTTTCTCTACAGTTTCCAACACTTATATCTCTGACATCCTTAACAAACACATCCACAAGTGTTGGATTTCACTGTTGTCTTACATGAATTTAGTTAAACATTAAATTAGaagatcaaccaacaacaacaacatacccaatgaaatcccacaaagtagggtctggagagggtagagtgtctttcaaatcttacccctacttgggaggtagagaggctgtttccgaaagacacTTGGCTCAAGAAAAAATATGTCAAAAAGGTCAGACAAGAGTTGAAGATCGaaccaataaaatttaaatttttaatccgTTTCAGTCTTAATTACATCCtcttattatttctttaatataAGGATTGTTGGGTTTTTGAATGAGgtgtgaatgggaaatgaaagaACTCAAAATGGAGGGAAATGAACAAGTTCCGTTTTACAAAGGAACTTTGTCCCTCATTGGGTGGGGAAAGTAATACTTGTGTACTTATATGTAGAAGCACTTCTTCTAGCTCATAAAGAGTTGAGAAAAGAGTCTCCCTTCGCGCCGTCATCGATTCGAATTCAGTCAAATGATTTGATTGATAtattttttggaccaaatttatttctttaatattaattttgtatTAACGTTTCATGACCGTTTTGTAATGGTAATTTAATTTCCTCTTCGGTATCATTTTTCCATTAATTTTTCGGACATAGCCGTTTTACATAAACAACCATTTTGCGAAAAGTCACTTGGAAGAGTTGCATCTCTTCAGACTGGACTCAAACCTCAGGTTATAAATACTGGCTATTTCACATATTTTTTCCTTATGAAAACTTTCTTCACAAAATAGAAAACTACTAAGTGTGATTTGGCTGTTCATTTGCGTTCGCTGCACACCGGCGTTTGAGGTACCGCTACGCCAGTGACGATAATTCATTCTATCCTAAGAAGAAATAATCTATAACCTTGGGTGCTTGGGGGGATTAAGTTCCTTAAGGATACACTGTGAATTTAGTAGGCTCGGATTGTTCATCGTTAATTTTGCTTCTTCttcaattatgaatttatttaatttctgTCTCTAGAATATATTTTCGAATATAGAAAGATAACAAGGACTTACTTTGATTTATAGTATCagcatttttaaaattataaatttctgGAAATA contains:
- the LOC132061556 gene encoding protein FAR1-RELATED SEQUENCE 8-like — translated: MDPNNGNSDNDLRETLNNVLEIQENDSLFSNVGGGEGEDSDGSFIGGPDAYLDSEDEELNLMCLEEEANMPDQLEEDDEDPMPDQHKYEAHVTDEDEDEDREGMDEDTFTHQQLVQGTTEGMIFNTKDSMFAFYREHARLKGFGVLKKSAVKKCSDTINYIVFACDKRGKVKRYKQSKKIKCKAQINDILLHDGSWRVNKLVGDHNHPLDPKLSRFMPSHRDVSNSLKRHLVAHDIVGIRPSKSIRLLEVQAGGPENLRCTPKDCRNYILHQRRLRTLSTDAEAINRFFLEMQIQDREFFYAVHNDNSGRLRNCVWFHTHYRQSILLGCALITSEDAKTYKYVFSTCLRAMNGLPPTAILTDQCESIKVAIREVMPDAIHSGYSTLKQFVEKYEMALRAKYDKELEEQRILHCALSIHENAELVEGVEKYIITDFSIRNDFHGNQFVFLVEYRLGGPYLECNGKNFESTGIV
- the LOC132061555 gene encoding glycine-rich RNA-binding protein 8-like, giving the protein MAQKRIQRLPDRCIMRRWRRDIIRPHLKKLFPGGYPTVTDQLKKYNELKKWFDKVCDVALDSDVKIQDFKNVMKARLAAYLNWNDDMVVLEVDGDGSDDDDSTYIINPREAHPRGRPLINRYRGARSNIFRRGGGQGFSDRTGGDNNGGNRGGKRRGRSTRTSTRGGGVGGGRSSGRNSRSSGSGDVETDQLV